The proteins below come from a single Beutenbergia cavernae DSM 12333 genomic window:
- a CDS encoding ectonucleotide pyrophosphatase/phosphodiesterase, whose product MSAPHKLLVVSVDAMVGDDVEFARTLPAFGRLLRDAATAQIEAVFPTLTYPNHTAQLTGAGPASSGIYNNTQFQPHEADPDWFWSAHHVRVPTLLDAARRAGLRTAAVQWPATAHADIDTLVPEIWDREYWGGVQEMYRATGSPDVWETYVAKHVDLVVWEPKRDFNDFACAVAADVLERERPDVMVLHLVAVDAARHATGPFSPQVHDALRRIDGYLGRLLDVLEHTGELERTNVVLVSDHGHLAVEQHTQLNAVFAERGFLRIDGAGRLLDYDVICHSAGLSGQLFLAEDLSPARLADVAALLRDLEADPQYRIAAIHTAAEAASRYGLDGPFAYVVESEPGVLVGRDWTSRPVVRREDADFAGYLGNHGHAPQHGGSRCSSRPGRRSRRGRTRGAVRSSTRRRRSPRCSAWSCRTPKAPRCPSCSSALAWGRPSPRKSPVLCGAVGDGRDLRH is encoded by the coding sequence ATGAGCGCACCTCACAAGCTGCTCGTGGTGTCGGTGGACGCGATGGTGGGTGACGACGTCGAGTTCGCCCGCACGCTCCCCGCGTTCGGCCGGCTGCTGCGCGATGCGGCGACGGCGCAGATCGAGGCCGTCTTCCCGACGCTCACGTACCCCAACCACACCGCACAGCTCACGGGAGCCGGGCCGGCGTCGTCGGGCATCTACAACAACACCCAGTTCCAGCCGCACGAGGCGGACCCGGACTGGTTCTGGTCGGCTCACCACGTGCGCGTGCCGACGCTGCTCGACGCCGCCCGCCGCGCGGGTCTGCGCACGGCTGCGGTGCAGTGGCCGGCGACGGCGCACGCCGACATCGACACGCTGGTGCCCGAGATCTGGGACCGGGAGTACTGGGGCGGCGTCCAGGAGATGTACCGGGCGACCGGTTCGCCCGACGTGTGGGAGACGTACGTGGCGAAGCACGTGGACCTCGTCGTGTGGGAGCCGAAGCGGGACTTCAACGACTTCGCGTGCGCGGTCGCGGCGGACGTGCTGGAGCGGGAGCGCCCGGACGTGATGGTCCTGCACCTCGTGGCTGTCGACGCCGCCCGGCATGCCACCGGGCCGTTCTCGCCACAGGTGCACGACGCCCTGCGCCGCATCGACGGGTACCTGGGGCGACTGCTCGACGTGCTCGAGCACACCGGGGAGCTGGAGCGCACGAACGTCGTGCTGGTGAGCGACCACGGGCACCTCGCCGTCGAGCAGCACACGCAGCTGAACGCGGTGTTCGCCGAGCGCGGGTTCCTCCGGATCGACGGCGCGGGGCGGCTGCTCGACTACGACGTGATCTGCCACAGCGCGGGTCTGTCCGGGCAGCTGTTCCTCGCGGAGGACCTCTCCCCCGCGCGGCTGGCCGACGTCGCCGCCCTCCTGCGGGACCTCGAGGCGGATCCGCAGTACCGGATCGCGGCGATCCACACGGCTGCCGAGGCGGCGTCGCGCTACGGGCTCGACGGCCCGTTCGCGTACGTCGTGGAGTCGGAGCCGGGGGTCCTCGTCGGGCGGGACTGGACGAGCCGGCCGGTGGTGCGCCGCGAGGACGCCGACTTCGCGGGGTACCTCGGGAACCACGGCCACGCCCCGCAGCACGGGGGCAGCCGGTGTTCCTCGCGACCGGGCCGTCGTTCGCGCCGGGGGCGGACGCGGGGCGCCGTTCGATCCTCGACGAGGCGCCGACGTTCGCCGCGGTGCTCGGCCTGGAGCTGCCGGACGCCGAAGGCTCCGCGATGTCCGAGCTGCTCGTCGGCGCTGGCGTGGGGGCGGCCCAGCCCGCGTAAGAGCCCGGTGCTGTGCGGCGCGGTGGGTGATGGCCGCGACCTACGGCACTGA
- a CDS encoding ABC transporter substrate-binding protein — protein sequence MSKLIRVAALAAAGALTLAACASGGGDAGDDGGQAGPVEITFWNGFTSSDRPIVEQLVAEFNDSQDDYRVRMEIQPWDTMYSKLMPAYQAGEGPTLVAMDPARTPAYVERGVLAPVDDFYGDGALDAATLPEASLEANMYDGVQYGVPMSAGAGMLYWNADIFAAAGIEGPPETWAELADVAVQLTEGDQYGLPIADHEALSLWPTLFWADGGGIFTDDSSASLLGDDATVATMEFWTDLVQNEGISPAGLSGADADALMLAGSAAMHMTGPWLSSGLTEAGINWEVAPLPAGTSGQFSPAVIVNMHLDANATDAEREAARAFVTHWNSPEAQTTWAVGTSYPPNRTDIPASDLAENPTSAAFTEAIGPRFYQAGLLNFADLDANVVTPTIQRVLAGEGTAADLFPEAAEQLDSQIETLGE from the coding sequence ATGAGCAAGCTCATCAGGGTCGCGGCGCTCGCCGCGGCCGGCGCGCTGACCCTCGCCGCGTGCGCGAGCGGCGGCGGCGACGCCGGGGACGACGGCGGCCAGGCCGGTCCCGTCGAGATCACGTTCTGGAACGGCTTCACCAGCTCCGACCGCCCGATCGTGGAGCAGCTCGTCGCTGAGTTCAACGACTCCCAGGACGACTACCGGGTGCGGATGGAGATCCAGCCCTGGGACACGATGTACTCCAAGCTCATGCCCGCCTACCAGGCCGGCGAGGGGCCGACGCTCGTGGCGATGGACCCGGCCCGCACGCCGGCGTACGTGGAGCGCGGCGTCCTCGCACCCGTCGACGACTTCTACGGCGACGGCGCGCTCGACGCGGCCACGCTGCCCGAGGCGAGCCTCGAGGCGAACATGTACGACGGCGTCCAGTACGGCGTCCCGATGAGCGCGGGCGCCGGGATGCTCTACTGGAACGCGGACATCTTCGCCGCGGCCGGCATCGAGGGACCGCCCGAGACGTGGGCAGAGCTGGCCGACGTCGCCGTCCAGCTCACCGAGGGCGACCAGTACGGCCTGCCCATCGCCGACCACGAGGCGCTCTCGCTGTGGCCCACGCTGTTCTGGGCCGACGGCGGCGGCATCTTCACGGACGACTCGAGCGCCTCGCTCCTGGGCGACGACGCCACGGTGGCCACCATGGAGTTCTGGACCGACCTGGTGCAGAACGAGGGCATCTCCCCGGCCGGGCTCTCCGGGGCCGACGCTGACGCGCTCATGCTCGCCGGGAGCGCCGCGATGCACATGACCGGGCCGTGGCTGAGCTCCGGGCTCACGGAGGCCGGGATCAACTGGGAGGTCGCGCCGCTGCCGGCAGGGACCTCGGGGCAGTTCAGCCCGGCGGTCATCGTCAACATGCACCTCGACGCGAACGCGACGGACGCCGAGCGGGAGGCCGCGCGCGCGTTCGTCACGCACTGGAACTCGCCCGAGGCGCAGACGACGTGGGCGGTCGGGACGTCGTACCCGCCGAACCGCACGGACATCCCGGCGTCGGACCTGGCCGAGAACCCGACGTCGGCCGCGTTCACGGAGGCCATCGGACCGCGCTTCTACCAGGCCGGGCTGCTCAACTTCGCCGACCTCGACGCGAACGTCGTCACCCCGACGATCCAGCGCGTCCTCGCCGGTGAGGGCACGGCTGCCGACCTCTTCCCGGAGGCCGCGGAGCAGCTCGACTCCCAGATCGAGACGCTCGGCGAATGA
- a CDS encoding alpha-N-arabinofuranosidase, producing MSMPVTLPTAGGALHRFSPSTAGTASSNGGTSDGAVADNVATDDVAVTFALDTRGVPVSTLLFSQFLEHMSYATIGGLSAELVVNPTFHPDHHLRADQIAQLRANADAAVAWALGDPTPIRHRWVSSPLASGWSVTLFDDETARGLPLGWGALGRPGAVRRAVGRVGGAVRIDGPGGAADDGGAADDGVAHLGRATVPLDGTVAGIRQAVYVPTHRTRRVHVRLWARAETTLAHVEVGLRRRLSTAPARPAGQVLANATIAVGPHDWGPQDVILEVDGDALARHEPCDLYVLDHGGDAVVVDRISVLPTDHVHGLDPEILDIARRARIGELRWPGGNFVSHYHWRDGVGPLDLRPTRANPAWGGLETNLIGTDEYLRLCELLDATPHITVNTGTGTPEEAAAWVEYCNGAPDTPMGRLRAANGHPEPYGVTVWEVGNENFGAWQGGFTGSEENARRFAQFATAMRAVSPIPLRLHACGNWSDLVPPSVAHDDVACDGRWHSELLRQAAGDVDVISLHPLPINDRGLEGVSEDEAHAAVMAQVVTAERESLPRLLAECDAVRADPPIRLSITEWGPIGENPARINVENVGGAVWGATMLATAIRFGERIESASANGFHHGGAIKKGAGVVYTDPVVDVVVRLREFAGWTPVGIETHGPGHDVAIGTDLGVPERDVPDVDVLGLLSPDASRLVVMAVNRRLGAPRHVRLRRPDGWGRASAELLVGPQVFDRASPVDPDPFPWTPAHLDPETGTDGGVTGLTVPPVAVALVHLERTPDGTT from the coding sequence GTGTCGATGCCCGTCACACTTCCCACGGCCGGGGGCGCGCTGCACCGGTTCTCCCCGAGCACCGCCGGCACCGCGTCCAGCAACGGCGGCACCTCCGACGGCGCCGTCGCGGACAACGTCGCCACAGACGACGTCGCCGTCACCTTCGCCCTCGACACCCGCGGCGTGCCCGTCAGCACCCTGCTGTTCTCCCAGTTCCTCGAGCACATGTCGTACGCCACGATCGGTGGGCTGAGCGCCGAGCTCGTCGTGAACCCGACGTTCCACCCCGACCATCACCTCCGTGCCGACCAGATCGCCCAGCTCCGGGCGAACGCCGACGCAGCCGTGGCGTGGGCGCTCGGCGACCCGACGCCGATCCGCCACCGGTGGGTCTCCTCGCCGCTCGCGAGCGGGTGGTCGGTGACGCTCTTCGACGACGAGACGGCGCGCGGGCTGCCGCTCGGCTGGGGAGCCCTCGGCCGCCCGGGAGCGGTGCGGCGCGCCGTCGGTCGCGTCGGGGGAGCGGTGCGGATCGACGGGCCGGGCGGCGCGGCAGACGACGGCGGCGCGGCGGACGACGGCGTCGCGCACCTCGGGCGGGCGACGGTGCCGCTCGACGGCACGGTCGCCGGCATCCGGCAGGCCGTGTACGTCCCGACCCACCGCACGCGCCGGGTCCACGTGCGGCTCTGGGCGCGCGCGGAAACCACCCTCGCGCACGTCGAGGTCGGCCTGCGCCGTCGGCTCTCGACGGCGCCGGCCCGCCCTGCCGGGCAGGTGCTCGCGAACGCGACGATCGCCGTCGGTCCCCACGACTGGGGGCCGCAGGACGTGATCCTCGAGGTCGACGGCGACGCGCTCGCCCGGCACGAACCCTGCGACCTGTACGTGCTCGACCACGGCGGGGACGCCGTCGTCGTCGACCGCATCAGCGTGCTCCCGACCGACCACGTCCACGGCCTCGACCCCGAGATCCTCGACATCGCCCGCCGCGCCCGCATCGGCGAGCTGCGCTGGCCCGGCGGGAACTTCGTGAGCCACTACCACTGGCGCGACGGCGTCGGCCCGCTCGACCTGCGGCCCACCCGCGCCAACCCGGCGTGGGGCGGCCTCGAGACGAACCTCATCGGCACCGACGAGTACCTCCGCCTCTGCGAGCTGCTCGACGCGACGCCGCACATCACCGTCAACACGGGCACGGGCACGCCCGAGGAGGCGGCGGCCTGGGTCGAGTACTGCAACGGCGCCCCGGACACCCCGATGGGACGCCTGCGCGCGGCGAACGGGCACCCGGAGCCCTACGGCGTCACGGTGTGGGAGGTCGGCAACGAGAACTTCGGCGCCTGGCAGGGCGGCTTCACGGGCTCCGAGGAGAACGCCCGGAGGTTCGCCCAGTTCGCGACGGCGATGCGCGCCGTCAGCCCGATCCCGCTCCGCCTGCACGCGTGCGGCAACTGGTCCGACCTCGTGCCGCCGAGCGTCGCGCACGACGACGTCGCGTGCGACGGGCGCTGGCACAGCGAGCTGCTCCGCCAGGCGGCGGGCGACGTCGACGTGATCTCCCTGCACCCGCTCCCGATCAACGACCGCGGCCTCGAGGGCGTCTCCGAAGACGAGGCCCACGCCGCCGTCATGGCGCAGGTGGTCACCGCGGAGCGCGAGAGCCTGCCGCGCCTGCTCGCCGAGTGCGACGCCGTCCGCGCCGACCCGCCGATCCGGCTCTCCATCACGGAGTGGGGGCCGATCGGCGAGAACCCCGCGCGGATCAACGTGGAGAACGTCGGGGGCGCGGTGTGGGGCGCGACGATGCTCGCGACGGCCATCCGGTTCGGCGAGCGCATCGAGTCGGCCAGCGCGAACGGCTTCCACCACGGCGGCGCGATCAAGAAGGGCGCCGGGGTCGTGTACACGGACCCGGTGGTCGACGTCGTCGTGCGGCTCCGCGAGTTCGCCGGCTGGACGCCGGTCGGGATCGAGACGCACGGCCCGGGCCACGACGTCGCCATCGGCACCGATCTCGGCGTGCCGGAGCGCGACGTGCCCGACGTCGACGTCCTCGGGCTCCTCTCGCCCGACGCGTCGCGCCTCGTGGTCATGGCCGTGAACCGCCGCCTCGGCGCGCCACGGCACGTGCGGCTCCGCCGACCTGACGGCTGGGGCCGGGCGAGCGCGGAGCTGCTCGTCGGGCCGCAGGTGTTCGACCGCGCCTCGCCCGTGGACCCGGACCCGTTCCCCTGGACGCCGGCGCACCTGGATCCCGAGACCGGGACCGACGGCGGCGTCACGGGATTGACCGTCCCGCCGGTCGCCGTCGCCCTCGTCCACCTCGAACGCACGCCCGACGGCACGACCTGA
- a CDS encoding carbohydrate ABC transporter permease, producing the protein MTAALPSASAPSAPARGSAGGPGGRRVGRRSTIERRRTRTAVAFLLPAVLILAVFVFWPIANALRTSFTDEAFLPVTNWVGLDNYIRLADDERFWGALRNTAVYTAVTAPVSVAIALGLALLLNRPMRGRAAFRAILFFPWVASLGITSIAWAALVDPQIGMLTSWLRWFGISIGDGLRDPEFAMAAVMFVGIWRNVGFFMVMYLAGLQQIPGHLEEAALLDGAGAWQKFRNVTWPLLANTTMFVVVIAAVFSFQAFDQIYVMTAGGPYFRTETLVMLIYGSAVRDFDVGYATAVSWVLVLIVLTLSLIQMRYFSKRVVQY; encoded by the coding sequence ATGACGGCGGCCCTTCCCTCGGCGTCCGCCCCGTCGGCGCCCGCCCGCGGCAGCGCGGGTGGGCCCGGCGGGCGGCGCGTGGGACGACGCTCGACGATCGAGCGCCGCCGCACGCGCACGGCCGTGGCGTTCCTGCTGCCCGCGGTCCTGATCCTCGCCGTCTTCGTCTTCTGGCCGATCGCCAACGCGCTGCGGACGTCGTTCACCGACGAGGCGTTCCTGCCCGTGACGAACTGGGTCGGGCTCGACAACTACATCCGGCTGGCCGACGACGAGCGCTTCTGGGGCGCTCTCCGCAACACCGCGGTGTACACGGCGGTGACGGCGCCGGTGTCGGTGGCGATCGCCCTCGGCCTCGCGCTGCTGCTCAACCGGCCGATGCGCGGCCGCGCCGCGTTCCGGGCGATCCTGTTCTTCCCGTGGGTCGCGTCGCTCGGGATCACGTCGATCGCGTGGGCCGCCCTCGTCGATCCCCAGATCGGGATGCTGACGTCCTGGCTGCGGTGGTTCGGCATCTCGATCGGGGACGGGCTGCGCGACCCGGAGTTCGCGATGGCCGCCGTCATGTTCGTCGGCATCTGGCGAAACGTCGGGTTCTTCATGGTGATGTACCTCGCGGGGCTGCAGCAGATCCCGGGCCACCTGGAGGAGGCCGCCCTGCTCGACGGCGCCGGCGCGTGGCAGAAGTTCCGGAACGTGACGTGGCCGCTGCTGGCGAACACGACGATGTTCGTCGTCGTCATCGCCGCCGTCTTCTCGTTCCAGGCGTTCGACCAGATCTACGTGATGACGGCCGGCGGCCCGTACTTCCGGACCGAGACGCTGGTCATGCTCATCTACGGGTCGGCGGTGCGCGACTTCGACGTCGGGTACGCGACGGCGGTCTCGTGGGTGCTCGTGCTCATCGTGCTCACGCTCAGCCTCATCCAGATGCGGTACTTCTCGAAGCGCGTGGTGCAGTACTGA
- a CDS encoding ATP-binding cassette domain-containing protein produces MIDAPLAPTRDQAAPARRAIDPSRRLDWRRLRGVVTVLALLALAVATVGTALGTVVAGRLAQEATAAGVLLLAGCLVGAALLDTLGYVSWAGVVDKAEGRLRGDLLSAALHQPLAALTEQAVGEVLDRVDDDTHALGTLVRRQMWGMGRTLVGSLPLWIVAGLTWWPAWILFPALAAVTLLVVRPMLGEIARRKVVEERAWTDNAAAFEEAVAARDDLRTSGGQAFAVRRLAEMSAAVHRTLDRVLQVETSMTWRAGSLLHALLAGVAVSGAALAVGGDVSVGQLVTLFLVTSTFVGQVDQLAHHLPDLQEGVGAAIRVRQLLEAESEPTGGRTLPDEPLDLELRDLHFAYAEGTFALQDVSLRVPAGHTVALVGRTGSGKSTLASLLSRAVDPEPGTVFLGGHDVRDLDLQDLRRRVGVVTQRTEILAGTLAENITLFAHLPRADVEAAVAELGLTDWVAGLPDGLDTLLGPGGTSLSAGEEQLVAFARLLVADVQVVVLDEATARMDPLTEARVIAASERLLGGRTGVLVAHRLGTVERAELVVVLDHGRVVQQGARVALAAQDGPFRSLLEASRVAEAEHGGGSAGEDHATLDTAVGARRRTGPPPDLPDPGTGPSLARGIAHALLVRPRWGILGGALFLVASLVSAQGAITGYLWGRAVTDLERGATPAVLVGVMAVLLLVVPLCHAGAMRIYPKWWVEVLLRIRTAVLVGQTNQHRLRRTPPGEVVARALDADRYVRYADRWVDLTNGLVIVVVTTLLSGSLLAGAVLLAVLVVTAVCAVAGRPIAGRTAARASTARARFGRALVSALDAARTVKLAARTPQVHDHLRGVDAGRVRAAVFEHRVQAVLDGVPVIAVQAGVVVAWAALLSGTWNLATTLLVAAAVSGFNWFGVVAGAVVTEAPGTRAWQRSTGAFAGGTDLTVLPPDVDLSTGGAPAPSAAAREQLRALELRGLTAVHDDGTIGVENVDLAVHRGELVLLLGQVGSGKSSLLSSLAGLMEHTGSVTWNGAEVDDAQLFLRPGRVAHVAQVPRVLSGTFAENVRLDHAERDVAGPIDAARLTMDVEDAGGADAVVGHRGVRLSGGQVQRLALARALATDSELLLADDVSSALDAATEIELWDSLRERGTTVVGATSKRAALARADRVVVLADGAVAAVGPWRELAGRWGHLAG; encoded by the coding sequence ATGATCGACGCTCCCCTCGCACCCACCCGAGACCAGGCCGCGCCCGCGCGCCGGGCGATCGACCCGTCGCGTCGTCTCGACTGGCGGCGTCTCCGCGGAGTGGTGACGGTGCTGGCGCTGCTCGCGCTCGCCGTCGCCACGGTCGGGACGGCGCTCGGCACGGTCGTGGCGGGACGCCTCGCCCAGGAGGCGACGGCGGCCGGCGTCCTCCTGCTCGCCGGGTGCCTCGTCGGGGCGGCGCTGCTCGACACCCTCGGGTACGTGAGCTGGGCCGGCGTCGTCGACAAGGCCGAGGGCCGGCTGCGCGGCGACCTCCTGAGCGCCGCGCTGCACCAGCCGCTCGCCGCGCTCACGGAGCAGGCCGTCGGCGAGGTGCTCGACCGGGTCGACGACGACACGCACGCCCTCGGCACCCTGGTGCGTCGCCAGATGTGGGGGATGGGCCGCACGCTCGTCGGATCCCTGCCGCTGTGGATCGTCGCCGGCCTCACCTGGTGGCCGGCGTGGATCCTCTTCCCCGCGCTCGCGGCCGTCACGCTGCTCGTGGTGCGGCCCATGCTCGGCGAGATCGCGCGCCGCAAGGTCGTCGAGGAGCGTGCCTGGACGGACAACGCCGCCGCGTTCGAGGAGGCCGTCGCCGCGCGGGACGATCTGCGCACCAGCGGCGGGCAGGCGTTCGCGGTGCGACGGCTCGCCGAGATGTCGGCCGCCGTGCACCGCACGCTCGACCGCGTGCTGCAGGTCGAGACGTCGATGACGTGGCGTGCCGGCAGCCTGCTCCACGCGCTGCTCGCCGGGGTCGCCGTCAGCGGCGCGGCCCTGGCCGTCGGCGGCGACGTCTCCGTGGGGCAGCTCGTCACGCTGTTCCTCGTCACGTCGACGTTCGTGGGTCAGGTCGACCAGCTCGCCCACCACCTGCCCGACCTGCAGGAGGGCGTGGGCGCCGCGATCCGCGTGCGCCAGCTCCTCGAGGCCGAGTCGGAGCCCACGGGCGGGCGCACCCTGCCCGACGAGCCGCTCGACCTCGAGCTGCGGGACCTGCACTTCGCCTACGCCGAGGGCACGTTCGCCCTGCAGGACGTGTCGCTGCGCGTGCCGGCCGGGCACACCGTGGCGCTCGTCGGGCGCACCGGGTCGGGGAAGTCGACGCTCGCCTCGCTCCTGTCGCGCGCCGTCGATCCCGAGCCCGGCACGGTGTTCCTCGGCGGGCACGACGTGCGCGACCTCGACCTGCAGGATCTGCGCCGCCGCGTCGGCGTCGTCACGCAGCGCACCGAGATCCTCGCCGGCACGCTGGCCGAGAACATCACGCTCTTCGCCCACCTCCCGCGCGCCGACGTCGAGGCGGCGGTGGCCGAGCTCGGCCTCACGGATTGGGTGGCCGGACTGCCCGACGGGCTCGACACGCTCCTCGGTCCGGGCGGGACCTCGCTGTCCGCGGGTGAGGAGCAGCTCGTCGCGTTCGCCCGCCTGCTGGTGGCCGACGTCCAGGTCGTCGTCCTCGACGAGGCCACCGCACGCATGGATCCGCTCACCGAGGCCCGGGTCATCGCGGCTTCCGAGCGGCTGCTCGGGGGGCGCACGGGTGTGCTCGTCGCGCACCGGCTGGGCACGGTCGAGCGTGCGGAGCTCGTGGTCGTGCTCGATCACGGCCGCGTCGTGCAGCAAGGCGCGCGCGTCGCGCTGGCCGCCCAGGACGGGCCGTTCCGCTCGCTGCTCGAGGCGAGCCGCGTCGCCGAGGCCGAGCACGGTGGCGGCTCGGCCGGCGAGGACCACGCGACACTCGACACGGCGGTGGGCGCCCGCCGTCGGACGGGCCCGCCGCCCGACCTGCCGGACCCCGGCACCGGCCCGAGCCTCGCTCGCGGCATCGCGCACGCGCTGCTCGTCCGGCCCCGGTGGGGGATCCTCGGCGGCGCGTTGTTCCTGGTGGCGAGCCTGGTCTCCGCGCAGGGCGCGATCACCGGCTATCTCTGGGGCCGCGCCGTGACCGACCTGGAGCGCGGCGCCACGCCGGCCGTGCTCGTCGGCGTGATGGCGGTGCTGCTGCTCGTGGTGCCCCTGTGCCACGCGGGCGCGATGCGCATCTACCCGAAGTGGTGGGTCGAGGTGCTGCTGCGCATCCGCACGGCGGTGCTCGTCGGGCAGACGAACCAGCACCGGCTGCGCCGCACACCGCCGGGGGAGGTCGTCGCACGCGCGCTCGACGCCGACCGGTACGTCCGGTACGCCGACCGGTGGGTGGACCTGACCAACGGCCTGGTGATCGTGGTGGTCACGACCCTGCTGAGCGGGTCGCTCCTCGCCGGCGCTGTGCTGCTCGCGGTGCTGGTGGTCACCGCGGTCTGCGCGGTGGCGGGCCGACCGATCGCGGGCCGGACGGCGGCGCGGGCCTCGACGGCGAGAGCCCGGTTCGGCCGCGCGCTGGTCTCGGCCCTGGACGCCGCCCGGACCGTCAAGCTCGCGGCCCGCACGCCGCAGGTGCACGACCACCTGCGCGGCGTCGACGCCGGGCGCGTCCGTGCGGCGGTGTTCGAGCACCGCGTGCAGGCGGTGCTCGACGGCGTCCCGGTCATCGCCGTCCAGGCAGGGGTGGTCGTGGCGTGGGCAGCGCTGCTGTCCGGGACGTGGAACCTCGCCACGACGCTGCTCGTCGCGGCAGCCGTGAGCGGCTTCAACTGGTTCGGCGTGGTGGCGGGCGCCGTCGTCACGGAGGCGCCGGGCACGCGCGCGTGGCAGAGGTCCACGGGCGCGTTCGCCGGAGGCACGGACCTCACGGTGCTGCCGCCGGATGTCGACCTGAGCACGGGCGGTGCGCCGGCGCCGTCGGCGGCAGCGCGCGAGCAGCTGCGGGCGCTCGAGCTGCGCGGTCTCACGGCGGTGCACGACGACGGCACGATCGGCGTCGAGAACGTCGACCTGGCTGTCCACCGCGGAGAGCTGGTGCTGCTGCTCGGCCAGGTGGGCTCCGGCAAGTCGAGCCTGCTCTCGTCGCTGGCCGGCCTCATGGAGCACACTGGCAGTGTCACGTGGAACGGGGCCGAGGTGGACGACGCGCAGCTCTTCCTGCGCCCCGGCCGGGTGGCGCACGTGGCTCAGGTGCCGCGCGTGCTCTCGGGCACGTTCGCGGAGAACGTGCGCCTCGATCACGCGGAGCGCGACGTGGCCGGACCGATCGACGCGGCCCGGCTGACGATGGACGTCGAGGACGCCGGCGGTGCGGACGCCGTCGTCGGGCATCGCGGCGTGCGCCTCTCCGGTGGGCAGGTGCAGCGCCTCGCGCTGGCTCGCGCTCTCGCGACGGACTCCGAGCTGCTGCTCGCCGACGACGTGTCGAGCGCGCTCGACGCCGCGACCGAGATCGAGCTCTGGGACTCCCTGCGCGAGCGCGGCACGACGGTGGTGGGTGCGACGTCGAAGCGCGCCGCGCTCGCACGGGCCGACCGGGTCGTGGTGCTGGCCGACGGTGCGGTCGCCGCCGTCGGGCCGTGGCGCGAGCTCGCCGGCCGCTGGGGTCACCTCGCCGGCTGA
- a CDS encoding carbohydrate ABC transporter permease — protein MTTATLPSRSTSPSRPAGPFRAGRARATTATRTLVTWFALAAASAVVLLPLAWMLSASLRTQGDLVGSPSSLIPTNVTFENYVEIWQLIPFGRLFLNTVVFAGVVACVSVVIDAMAGYALARFDFPGRTFVFVALVATLLVPIQVTFVPVYSLLIDLGWVNTLHGLIVPRIADAFGIFFLRQYFLALPKDLEDAARIDGASEVRIFRSIMFPLAGPALLTIFMFNLVGNWNDLLWPLIVMSDPQSTTLPVGLALFRGQHVIEYGPLMAGSVLALIPMVIAFVVVQRRFIESIATTGIK, from the coding sequence ATGACGACGGCGACCCTTCCCTCTCGTAGCACCTCGCCGTCGCGCCCGGCGGGGCCGTTCCGCGCCGGTCGCGCGCGGGCGACGACGGCGACACGCACGCTGGTGACGTGGTTCGCCCTGGCCGCGGCGTCCGCCGTCGTGCTCCTGCCGCTCGCATGGATGCTGAGCGCTTCGCTGCGCACGCAGGGCGACCTCGTGGGCAGTCCGTCGTCGCTCATCCCGACGAACGTCACGTTCGAGAACTACGTCGAGATCTGGCAGCTCATCCCGTTCGGGCGGCTGTTCCTCAACACCGTCGTGTTCGCCGGGGTGGTGGCGTGCGTCTCCGTGGTGATCGACGCGATGGCGGGCTACGCGCTCGCGCGGTTCGACTTCCCGGGCCGGACGTTCGTGTTCGTGGCGCTCGTCGCCACGCTGCTCGTCCCGATCCAGGTGACGTTCGTGCCGGTGTACTCGTTGTTGATCGACCTCGGGTGGGTGAACACCCTGCACGGGTTGATCGTGCCCCGGATCGCCGACGCGTTCGGGATCTTCTTCCTCCGGCAGTACTTCCTCGCCCTGCCGAAGGACCTCGAGGACGCCGCCCGGATCGACGGCGCCTCGGAGGTGCGGATCTTCCGGTCGATCATGTTCCCGCTCGCCGGCCCGGCGCTGCTGACGATCTTCATGTTCAACCTGGTCGGCAACTGGAACGACCTGCTGTGGCCGCTCATCGTCATGAGCGACCCGCAGTCGACGACCCTGCCCGTGGGCCTGGCGCTGTTCCGCGGTCAGCACGTCATCGAGTACGGGCCGCTCATGGCCGGGTCGGTGCTCGCGCTCATCCCGATGGTGATCGCGTTCGTCGTCGTGCAGCGACGGTTCATCGAAAGCATCGCAACGACCGGGATCAAGTAG